A DNA window from Porphyromonadaceae bacterium W3.11 contains the following coding sequences:
- a CDS encoding helix-turn-helix domain-containing protein codes for MSNMTNEKRKEWAKLLFTKEQMSQKDIAEKVGVTPQTVNRWVKKENWETLRVSLSVTREEQLRHLYSHLTEINANIASRPEGERFPNAKEADTITKLSSSIDKLERESGIGEVISAFSQLVRWLRDRNLEEAQRIAPTLDEYVAYRLRNN; via the coding sequence ATGAGTAACATGACAAACGAAAAGCGGAAAGAGTGGGCAAAGTTGCTCTTCACTAAAGAGCAAATGAGCCAAAAAGACATTGCCGAGAAGGTCGGTGTGACCCCTCAAACTGTCAATCGGTGGGTCAAGAAGGAGAATTGGGAGACTCTAAGAGTATCGCTCTCTGTTACTCGTGAGGAACAGTTGAGACACCTCTATTCGCACCTAACAGAAATCAATGCGAACATCGCCAGTCGCCCAGAAGGTGAACGCTTCCCAAATGCGAAGGAGGCAGACACCATCACGAAACTCTCTAGTTCTATTGATAAGCTAGAGCGAGAGAGTGGTATTGGAGAGGTAATTAGTGCCTTTAGTCAGCTGGTACGATGGTTAAGAGATCGAAACCTAGAGGAGGCACAGCGGATTGCTCCAACCCTTGATGAATATGTTGCATACCGACTAAGAAATAACTAG
- a CDS encoding DNA adenine methylase: MRTPITYYGGKQTMLPHILPLVPSHEIYTEAFCGGAALFFAKEPVRAEIINDLNLELVNFYNVVQCDYESLKELIDSTLHSRDVHAHARHILQYPSFFIPVERAWAVWACSKMGFASKLDGSFGYDRRGTQTNKLRNAKDNFTHELCYRLEHVTIENRDALEVIQTYDTPEAFHFIDPPYVGTNCGHYTDMFGRRELGDLLEVLSGVQGKFMLTNFPDDDIQRYVRQHGWHIHKVERTISASRTRRRKQEEWMVVNYEVENS; encoded by the coding sequence ATGAGAACTCCAATTACCTATTATGGGGGCAAACAGACCATGCTCCCACACATCCTACCCCTTGTGCCTTCGCACGAGATTTATACCGAAGCCTTTTGCGGAGGTGCGGCACTCTTCTTTGCTAAGGAGCCAGTGCGAGCTGAGATTATCAATGACCTGAACCTTGAGCTGGTGAACTTCTATAATGTCGTACAGTGCGACTATGAGAGTTTGAAGGAACTCATTGATAGTACACTTCACTCCAGAGATGTTCATGCCCATGCTCGGCATATCCTGCAGTACCCTAGTTTCTTTATTCCTGTAGAGCGAGCTTGGGCTGTGTGGGCTTGCTCTAAGATGGGATTTGCCAGCAAGCTAGATGGGAGCTTTGGCTACGACCGTCGTGGCACACAGACAAATAAGCTCCGCAATGCTAAGGATAACTTCACTCATGAACTTTGTTACCGTCTGGAGCATGTGACAATTGAGAATCGAGATGCCTTGGAGGTCATTCAGACCTACGACACCCCAGAAGCCTTTCATTTTATAGACCCTCCTTATGTCGGCACCAATTGCGGACACTATACCGATATGTTTGGTAGGCGAGAGCTGGGCGACCTGTTGGAGGTACTGAGTGGGGTACAAGGCAAGTTTATGTTGACCAACTTTCCAGATGATGATATCCAGCGGTACGTGCGTCAGCATGGGTGGCATATCCATAAAGTGGAGCGGACGATCTCCGCATCACGTACACGAAGGCGAAAGCAAGAAGAGTGGATGGTGGTCAATTATGAGGTAGAAAACTCTTAA
- a CDS encoding structural protein P5 has translation MKPPRGIRNNNPGNLRVNHANKWRGKITGSAKKDKSFEEFETLHYGYRALLILLCTYITRYNLRTLRQVLTRYAPPNENNTERYITSASTLSGIPLGQYLKANDKERICRLAYAISRVENGVYVGTMNDVYTAWEMI, from the coding sequence ATGAAACCACCTAGAGGCATACGAAATAATAATCCTGGTAACCTGCGAGTGAATCACGCCAATAAATGGCGTGGCAAAATCACAGGCAGTGCCAAGAAGGATAAATCATTTGAGGAGTTTGAGACTCTTCATTATGGTTATAGAGCTCTCTTGATTCTTCTTTGCACCTATATCACACGTTATAATCTCCGTACGCTTCGCCAGGTGCTCACTCGCTACGCACCTCCTAACGAGAATAATACAGAGAGATACATCACATCAGCTTCTACGCTTTCCGGTATCCCACTTGGGCAATACTTGAAAGCAAACGACAAGGAGAGAATCTGTAGGCTCGCCTATGCGATTAGTCGAGTAGAGAATGGAGTGTATGTTGGTACGATGAACGATGTGTATACAGCTTGGGAAATGATATAA
- a CDS encoding HK97 family phage prohead protease, with protein sequence MAKDKLPTFVLHDESVNTHGFRMLTSGADLTEFIKNPVMLLNHDDWDLPIGKWVNIRVEGDRILAEADFDMADEQAKEIARKVADGYIRACSIGAWAIESSDDPKLMLPGQKLSTITKWQAREASICPIPANHNALALYDAYGAKINMESEIDLETVIQLIDNPNNKSNAMNRELLNLLSLSDNATEQEVTRAVENLQLEKKELNDQLNAIREEERKAQREEATELINNAIASGQIDASARDSMQKLFDADPESAKVILSALPKRQSIARQLNKDHRSDPLLEKSWDELDRSGGLAKLRDKYPDRYEELKKEKFNLK encoded by the coding sequence ATGGCAAAAGATAAACTACCAACCTTCGTGCTCCATGATGAAAGCGTGAACACACATGGCTTTCGGATGCTGACATCTGGAGCTGACCTCACGGAATTCATCAAAAATCCCGTGATGCTTCTTAATCATGACGATTGGGACTTACCAATTGGCAAATGGGTCAATATCCGAGTGGAGGGGGACAGGATTCTTGCGGAGGCTGACTTTGATATGGCTGACGAGCAAGCCAAGGAGATTGCACGAAAGGTAGCTGATGGTTACATCCGTGCTTGCTCTATTGGAGCTTGGGCGATTGAGAGCTCCGATGACCCAAAGCTCATGCTTCCTGGTCAAAAGCTCTCCACCATCACCAAGTGGCAAGCTAGAGAAGCAAGTATCTGTCCTATCCCAGCGAACCATAACGCCCTCGCATTATATGATGCGTATGGAGCAAAGATTAACATGGAGAGCGAGATCGACCTTGAGACTGTGATACAACTAATAGATAATCCAAACAATAAAAGTAACGCAATGAACAGAGAACTACTTAATCTTCTATCCCTTAGCGACAATGCTACGGAGCAAGAAGTGACTAGAGCTGTTGAGAATCTCCAACTGGAGAAGAAAGAGCTGAACGACCAGCTGAATGCTATCCGAGAGGAAGAGAGAAAAGCCCAGCGAGAGGAAGCTACCGAGCTGATTAATAATGCTATTGCGAGTGGTCAGATTGATGCCTCGGCACGAGATTCTATGCAGAAGCTATTCGATGCAGACCCCGAGTCCGCTAAGGTAATCCTCTCCGCACTACCCAAGCGACAGAGTATCGCTCGGCAACTCAACAAAGACCATAGAAGCGATCCACTCCTTGAGAAGAGTTGGGACGAGCTTGACCGCTCAGGTGGTCTAGCGAAGCTTAGAGATAAGTACCCAGATCGCTATGAAGAGCTAAAGAAAGAGAAGTTTAACTTGAAGTAA